A single window of Chitinophagales bacterium DNA harbors:
- a CDS encoding HD domain-containing protein: protein MSKSTAIVSKTTNYIETLFNNNLPIHLVYHSLEHTQNVAKGVDKLCEHIPLTKEEKLIVRLAAWFHDSGHIIVYKGHEAVSQAIAYKFLRDLDVKIDVIQQVIDCIEATKMPQKPQNLLQQIVCDADLYHLSFADYDDYEYLLRVEWELILNKTYTDEEWRNLNIQFLTNHEYFTPYAQKVWRKRKDLNLKILREQRGKKVRQT from the coding sequence ATGAGCAAATCAACTGCAATTGTCTCAAAAACAACAAATTATATTGAGACACTTTTTAATAACAACCTTCCCATTCACTTGGTTTACCACAGTTTAGAGCATACCCAAAATGTAGCCAAAGGTGTAGACAAACTTTGTGAGCATATCCCTCTAACCAAAGAAGAAAAACTCATAGTAAGGCTGGCCGCTTGGTTTCACGACAGTGGCCATATTATAGTTTACAAAGGTCACGAAGCAGTGAGTCAAGCCATTGCTTATAAGTTTTTGAGGGATTTGGATGTAAAAATAGATGTCATTCAGCAAGTCATTGATTGCATTGAAGCAACCAAAATGCCACAAAAGCCTCAGAACTTATTGCAGCAAATCGTCTGTGATGCTGACCTTTACCATCTTTCTTTTGCAGATTACGACGACTATGAATACTTGCTTAGAGTCGAATGGGAATTAATTCTCAACAAAACTTACACGGATGAAGAGTGGCGCAATTTGAATATTCAATTTTTAACCAATCACGAGTATTTCACTCCTTATGCCCAAAAAGTATGGAGAAAACGCAAAGATTTGAATCTAAAAATTTTGCGTGAGCAAAGAGGGAAAAAAGTAAGGCAAACTTAG
- a CDS encoding PepSY-like domain-containing protein encodes MNNLMNVIFLCFLSAFIISCSSNNAANVNHEKVTSNASNEDDDKDEKEADDENGKDEIDEKKIDISQLPESIIQYITTNYADATIIEAEVSNTNYEVELSNNVELVFDKEGNFKKIEREEDDKKDNDDDK; translated from the coding sequence ATGAATAATCTAATGAATGTTATATTTCTTTGTTTTTTAAGTGCCTTTATCATAAGCTGTTCTTCCAACAATGCAGCCAATGTCAATCACGAAAAGGTAACATCCAATGCTTCAAACGAAGATGATGATAAGGATGAAAAAGAAGCTGACGATGAGAATGGCAAAGACGAAATAGATGAGAAAAAAATTGACATATCCCAACTTCCTGAATCTATCATTCAATACATTACCACCAACTATGCAGACGCTACCATTATAGAAGCAGAAGTCAGTAATACAAACTATGAAGTAGAATTGAGCAATAATGTAGAACTGGTTTTTGACAAAGAAGGAAATTTCAAAAAAATAGAAAGAGAAGAAGACGATAAGAAAGACAATGATGATGACAAATAA
- a CDS encoding RNA polymerase sigma factor, with protein sequence MTESQLITACKNGDPAAQKQLYENYKSKMMGVCLRYAQTRTEAHDIFQEGFIQIFRDIHQYQPIGPFGGWMRRVIVNTALKHIRREKRNLFTHIDTSEIEDSYQTNENIFSTFREKALLKMVQQLPDGYRMVFNLYVIEGYSHKEIAEQLEISQSTSKTQLRKAKIALRKMIEKEIHI encoded by the coding sequence TTGACCGAGTCCCAACTCATAACTGCCTGCAAAAACGGAGACCCTGCTGCCCAAAAACAATTGTACGAAAATTACAAAAGCAAGATGATGGGTGTATGCTTGCGGTATGCACAAACTCGAACTGAGGCACACGACATTTTTCAAGAGGGTTTCATCCAAATATTTCGGGATATACATCAGTACCAACCTATTGGACCTTTTGGGGGATGGATGCGGAGAGTGATTGTCAATACGGCACTCAAGCACATTCGCCGAGAAAAACGCAACCTTTTTACCCACATAGATACCAGCGAAATCGAAGATTCTTACCAAACCAATGAAAATATTTTCAGCACTTTTAGAGAAAAAGCTTTGTTGAAAATGGTTCAGCAATTGCCAGACGGTTATCGAATGGTATTCAATTTATACGTCATTGAAGGATATAGCCACAAAGAAATTGCAGAGCAGTTGGAGATTTCACAGAGTACTTCCAAAACACAGTTGCGGAAAGCAAAAATAGCTTTGCGAAAAATGATAGAAAAAGAAATACACATATAA